One region of Malania oleifera isolate guangnan ecotype guangnan chromosome 6, ASM2987363v1, whole genome shotgun sequence genomic DNA includes:
- the LOC131158615 gene encoding pre-mRNA-processing ATP-dependent RNA helicase PRP5-like: MGYEKHDDGWILKGSGGEACPPPPVTGPLAWFNTFYQQFTSFSQKMQMGIQSLQTNFSTLQANYSSIDDYLGRIKKYLASSSCPSDPMDINSALASNDGSDKEDSKNGDGDDEEDTEAKHGSEEEEDDESGEEEDEADDN, encoded by the coding sequence atggggtatgaaaaaCATGATGATGGATGGATTCTTAAGGGTAGCGGAGGTGAAGCATGTCCACCTCCTCCTGTTACTGGTCCTCTTGCATGGTTTAATACATTTTACCAACAATTCACAAGCTTCAGCCAAAAAATGCAAATGGGAAtccaatcccttcaaaccaacttctcaaCTCTTCAAGCAAATTATTCTTCCATTGATGACTATTTGGGTCGCATTAAGAAATACTTAGCTAGTTCCTCTTGTCCCtctgatcctatggatattaaTTCTGCTCTAGCTAGCAATGATGGAAGTGACAAAGAGGACTCCAAAAATGGCGATGGTGATGATGAGGAAGACACAGAAGCAAAGCATggttctgaagaagaagaagatgatgaatcaggagaagaggaagatgaagcTGATGATAACTGA